The following are from one region of the Rhipicephalus microplus isolate Deutch F79 chromosome 1, USDA_Rmic, whole genome shotgun sequence genome:
- the RpL24-like gene encoding ribosomal protein L24-like isoform X2: MRIEKCYFCSSPIYPGHGIQFVRNDCKIFRFCRSKCHKLFKKKRNPRKTRWTKAFRKAAGKELTVDPSFEFEKRRNVPIKYNRELWQNTVRAIQRVEEIKAKRQGHHVMNRLMKGKELDKQRDIKEVQRDLCLIRSPAAMLKKKEQAIVEVIEEHSDQEEMAVD, encoded by the exons GTGTTATTTCTGCTCATCGCCCATATACCCGGGCCATGGCATTCAATTTGTGCGCAATGATTGCAAG ATTTTCAGGTTTTGCAGATCAAAATGTCACAAGCTTTTCAAGAAAAAGCGCAACCCGAGGAAAACCAGGTGGACCAAAGCCTTCCGCAAGGCTGCCGGCAAAGAGCTCACTGTCGACCCGTCCTTCGAATTCGAGAAAAGGCGAAACGTGCCTATCAAGTACAACAGGGAGCTGTGGCAGAACACCG TGAGAGCGATACAACGGGTCGAGGAAATCAAAGCTAAGAGGCAGGGTCATCACGTCATGAATAG GTTGATGAAGGGCAAAGAGCTCGACAAACAGAGAGACATCAAGGAAGTTCAGAGAGACCTCTGCCTCATCAGATCTCCAGCTGCGATGCTCAAGAAGAAAGAGCAGGCAATTGTGGAAGTTATCGAAGAGCATTCTGACCAAGAGGAAATGGCAGTGGACTGA